From one Sparus aurata chromosome 16, fSpaAur1.1, whole genome shotgun sequence genomic stretch:
- the usp40 gene encoding ubiquitin carboxyl-terminal hydrolase 40 isoform X2 — MFGNLFEEEEEEGFASASSRGRAAKGGDEPPPPRGRSNLCGIKNQGGTCYLNSLLQTLLFTPEFREELFSLGPDELGCLEDKDKPGAKVRVIPLELQRLFASLLLVDQQSASTASLTDSFGWNSSEGTNQHDVQELNRILFSALEHSLVDTSGSTFIHRLYHGTIVNSIACKECGNVSQRQEDFLDLTVCVCGMSSLEDALWSMFVEEELFEGNNLYRCAQCDRLVTAAKSAKLKKLPPFMTVSLLRFSFDFAKCERYKETGRYSFPITINLQPFCEQTDGEESDYSYELFSVIIHKGGCYGGHYHVYIRDIDQLGQWEPPEEEYKLKSQKKGKEDFKKDVCEPKLQEDDPLSVLTAIIAQEPSKSVLLDQLGQKLMDKIGSSWSKKFRKHYGPIGKFLQSHSDVFMLVSNGTRVALKANPPSPVTEPPSPVTEPPGPTEQITNSDPSTPSDPGAADPQLEPKKEGSHWFDLNDSTVTSIRESDIEKQFQGKESAYMLFYRKTQLHRSSEALNNAQYKVPLHLIHMAQEENIKLQHMREKFEATNNTVELRLHLATHYRLENGALQPINKEQDRSTTLSFDRRKTVGDLRLAIYQMLDQWEGDMALTMAKSLPAGLHLYNTIIDDGVSVYSAGLQTNSDLFVWNGREVCGATVLIGAEWEPVLLTVVRPHLGEDGIPEVEDGVGCEEGSGGFENEGTGLKKEARGFAGAATLGEVKEALGEPKESLLCQEHKGRKRAEQGAGEGGGASGWRLFPPDDMHRTLKELSLKDGDALLVLEPQSFDSSMFTLNGDVVTVTTPSDCRWLQVEFQQNGGEEGDKEEERKKVKVPATGNMLLCEVKHRAIEELQLQESLPGAQYCLRQVDCTGKLLPPVCEEMSVRDAGVRLMTTLTLCPGIAPKASQLFLHFSVGTAPSAGMEMDIIVESTCTVKECLKTMLDAVGLDGTCWHLRRLDWCEDIGEPIVDEDASLTELKINNGETLIVTEGQLPPKGFLKLSVWFYLDPRDNSMETDFNGHTEEQTLEVVTAGKTHSQSSPMYAGNMAELKSVGQVEISDEATLEDFKTQVMTLPSLQDVCLPTAAFMRVWQLEGQRLARILRGQHLTLRKLKLTSGTDLCVQQLLKEEDLGPKEVLLNVKMGVPGERCYYPPEELVWDASRDSSPRSLRTCLASHYGLSPDSLLLAKHQPEKHTWEEISNWNQQVSKKKKKKKTESLLGAPFHLKDGDTIGIKNLLIDNNRDFVTMEDQQGQQRLREQAEQRRKGGQAAGSDGVGPCKKTGITKSRKPEVALSINVGVFR, encoded by the exons ATGTTCGGGAATCTTTtcgaggaagaagaggaggaaggctTTGCTTCGGCGTCCTCCAGGGGGAGAGCTGCGAAGGGGGGAGACGAGCCACCTCCACCCCGGGGAAGAAGCAATCTGTGCGGCATCAAGAATCAGGGGGGCACCTGCTACCTCAACTCTCTGCTCCAGACCCTGCTGTTCACCCCAGAGTTCAGAG AGGAGCTGTTCAGTTTGGGGCCAGATGAATTAGGATGCctggaagacaaagacaaaccaGGGGCCAAA GTCCGAGTGATCCCGCTGGAGCTGCAGAGGCTGTTTGCCAGTCTGCTACTGGTGGACCAGCAGAGTGCCTCCACCGCCAGCCTCACTGACAGTTTCGGCTGGAACAGCAGTGAG GGAACAAATCAGCATGATGTGCAGGAGCTGAACAGGATTCTGTTCAGTGCATTGGAGCACTCTCTTGTGGACACCTCTGGTAGTACTTTTATCCATCGGCTGTACCACGGGACCATTGTCAACAGCATTGCCTGCAAGGAGTGTGGTAACGTCAGCCAGAGAcag GAGGACTTCCTGGACCTgacggtgtgtgtttgtggcatGTCTAGTCTGGAGGATGCTTTGTGGAGCATGTTTGTGGAGGAAGAGTTGTTTGAAGGCAATAACCTGTACCGCTGTGCACAGTGTGACAGGCTGGTTACTGCTGCCAAG TCTGCCAAGCTTAAGAAGCTTCCTCCATTCATGACTGTGTCTTTGCTGAGGTTCAGCTTTGACTTTGCCAAATGTGAGCGGTACAAGGAGACGGGACGCTATAGTTTCCCCATTACAATCAACCTGCAGCCATTTTGCGAACAG ACTGATGGAGAGGAATCTGATTACTCCTACGAGCTGTTCTCTGTGATTATCCATAAGGGTGGCTGCTATGGGGGCCATTACCATGTTTATATCAGGGACATTGACCAGCTGGGCCAATGGGAGCCGCCG GAGGAGGAATACAAACTGAAGTCTCAAAAGAAAGGCAAGGAAGATTTCAAGAAGGATGTGTGTGAGCCAAAACTACAAGAAGATGACCCTTTGTCTGTCCTCACTGCTATTATCGCCCAG GAGCCATCAAAGAGCGTCCTGTTGGACCAGCTGGGCCAGAAACTCATGGATAAGATTGGTTCATCCTGGAGCAAAAAGTTCAGAAAACACTACGGTCCTATAGGAAAG TTCTTGCAGTCCCACAGTGATGTTTTCATGTTGGTGTCCAATGGTACTCGAGTGGCATTGAAGGCAAACCCGCCAAGCCCTGTGACTGAGCCGCCAAGCCCTGTGACTGAGCCCCCAGGCCCAACAGAGCAGATCACAAACTCTGATCCTTCAACACCTTCAGACCCTGGCGCTGCTGACCCACAGCTGGAGCCAAAAAAAGAG GGTAGCCACTGGTTTGACCTTAACGACTCCACAGTGACCTCCATCAGGGAGTCTGACATAGAGAAGCAGTTCCAGGGCAAAGAGAGTGCATACATGCTGTTCTatagaaaaacacagctgcacagGTCCAGTGAAG CCCTGAATAATGCCCAATATAAAGTTCCTCTTCACCTCATCCACATGGCTCAGGAGGAAAACATCAAGCTGCAGCACATGCG TGAGAAGTTCGAAGCCACAAATAATACTGTGGAGCTGCGTCTTCACCTGGCAACCCATTACAGGCTAGAAAATGGAGCCCTGCAACCAATCAACAAGGAGCAGGACAGAAGCACCACTCTGAGTTTCGACCGTAGAAAGACCGTGGGAGATCTCCGATTAGCTATTTATCAG ATGCTGGACCAGTGGGAAGGGGACATGGCTCTGACTATGGCCAAGAGTCTTCCGGCAGGTCTACACCTCTACAACACCATTATAG ATGATGGTGTCTCCGTGTACAGTGCAGGGCTTCAGACAAACTCTGACCTGTTTGTGTGGAACGGCAGAGAG GTTTGTGGTGCAACTGTCCTCATTGGAGCCGAGTGGGAGCCAGTGCTGCTGACTGTAGTCCGCCCCCATTTGGGGGAAGATGGGATCCCGGAGGTGGAAGATGGGGTGGGGTGTGAGGAGGGAAGCGGAGGCTTTGAAAATGAAGGGACAGGGCTTAAGAAGGAGGCGAGAGGTTTTGCAGGTGCTGCAACTCTTGGGGAGGTGAAGGAGGCTCTGGGGGAACCTAAGGAAAGTCTGCTGTGCCAAGAGCATaaggggagaaagagagcagagcagggggccggagagggaggaggtgcaAGTGGATGGAGGCTGTTCCCTCCCGATGACATGCACCGGACGCTAAAGGAGCTGTCACTGAAAGACGGAGATGCGCTGTTGGTGCTGGAGCCGCAATCATTCGACAGCAG CATGTTCACTCTAAATGGAGACGTCGTCACTGTGACTACACCATCTGACTGCCGCTGGCTCCAGGTGGAGTTTCAACAaaatggaggagaagaaggtgacaaagaagaggagaggaagaaggtcAAGGTTCCAGCTACAGGAAATATG ctgctgtgtgaggtGAAACACAGGGCTATAGAAGAGCTGCAGCTACAGGAGAGCCTCCCAG GTGCACAGTACTGTCTGAGACAGGTGGACTGCACAGGGAAACTCCTTCCTCCAG tgtgtgaggagaTGAGTGTTCGCGATGCAGGGGTGCGACTCATGACCACACTGACTCTCTGTCCGGGAATTGCCCCCAAGGCATCACAG CTTTTCCTTCACTTCTCTGTGGGcacagcgccctctgctggcatGGAGATGGACATAATTGTGGAGAGTACTTGCACTGTCAAGGAG TGCTTAAAGACAATGCTGGATGCTGTGGGACTTGATg GTACCTGTTGGCACTTGAGGAGGCTTGATTGGTGTGAAGACATTGGAGAGCCAATTGTAGATGAG GATGCCTCTCTGACAGAGCTGAAGATAAACAATGGAGAGACATTAATTGTCACAGAAGGACAGCTTCCTCCAAAG GGTTTTCTAAAGCTATCAGTGTGGTTCTATCTGGATCCCAGAGACAACTCCATGGAAACTGATTTTAATGGTCACACTGAGGAGCAAACGCTGGAGGTTGTGACTGCAGGGAAAACGCACAGTCAGTCATCTCCGATGTATGCTGGAAACATGGCAGAGCTGAAAAGTGTAGGACAGGTAGAGATATCGGACGAGGCCACCTTGGAGGATTTTAAGACTCAG gTGATGACATTGCCTTCCCTCCAGGATGTGTGTCTGCCAACCGCTGCGTTCATGCGTGTGTGGCAACTTGAGGGACAGAGGCTGGCACGAATCCTCAGAGGACAACATCTCACACTCAG GAAATTGAAGCTGACCAGTGGAACAGACCTTTGTGTGCAACAGCTACTAAAAGAGGAAGATCTTGG CCCTAAGGAGGTGTTGCTGAATGTTAAAATGGGAGTACCAGGGGAGAGGTGTTACTACCCTCCAGAGGAGCTGGTTTGGGATGCATCCCGAGACTCTTCTCCTCGCTCTCTACGCACTTGTCTGGCTTCACACTACGGTCTCTCCCCCGACTCTCTACTGTTGGCCAAACACCAGCCAGAGAAACACACCTGGGAGGAAATCTCAAACTGG aaCCAGCAGgtttccaaaaagaaaaagaagaagaagaccgaATCACTACTGGGAGC
- the usp40 gene encoding ubiquitin carboxyl-terminal hydrolase 40 isoform X1 yields the protein MFGNLFEEEEEEGFASASSRGRAAKGGDEPPPPRGRSNLCGIKNQGGTCYLNSLLQTLLFTPEFREELFSLGPDELGCLEDKDKPGAKVRVIPLELQRLFASLLLVDQQSASTASLTDSFGWNSSEGTNQHDVQELNRILFSALEHSLVDTSGSTFIHRLYHGTIVNSIACKECGNVSQRQEDFLDLTVCVCGMSSLEDALWSMFVEEELFEGNNLYRCAQCDRLVTAAKSAKLKKLPPFMTVSLLRFSFDFAKCERYKETGRYSFPITINLQPFCEQTDGEESDYSYELFSVIIHKGGCYGGHYHVYIRDIDQLGQWEPPEEEYKLKSQKKGKEDFKKDVCEPKLQEDDPLSVLTAIIAQEPSKSVLLDQLGQKLMDKIGSSWSKKFRKHYGPIGKFLQSHSDVFMLVSNGTRVALKANPPSPVTEPPSPVTEPPGPTEQITNSDPSTPSDPGAADPQLEPKKEQGSHWFDLNDSTVTSIRESDIEKQFQGKESAYMLFYRKTQLHRSSEALNNAQYKVPLHLIHMAQEENIKLQHMREKFEATNNTVELRLHLATHYRLENGALQPINKEQDRSTTLSFDRRKTVGDLRLAIYQMLDQWEGDMALTMAKSLPAGLHLYNTIIDDGVSVYSAGLQTNSDLFVWNGREVCGATVLIGAEWEPVLLTVVRPHLGEDGIPEVEDGVGCEEGSGGFENEGTGLKKEARGFAGAATLGEVKEALGEPKESLLCQEHKGRKRAEQGAGEGGGASGWRLFPPDDMHRTLKELSLKDGDALLVLEPQSFDSSMFTLNGDVVTVTTPSDCRWLQVEFQQNGGEEGDKEEERKKVKVPATGNMLLCEVKHRAIEELQLQESLPGAQYCLRQVDCTGKLLPPVCEEMSVRDAGVRLMTTLTLCPGIAPKASQLFLHFSVGTAPSAGMEMDIIVESTCTVKECLKTMLDAVGLDGTCWHLRRLDWCEDIGEPIVDEDASLTELKINNGETLIVTEGQLPPKGFLKLSVWFYLDPRDNSMETDFNGHTEEQTLEVVTAGKTHSQSSPMYAGNMAELKSVGQVEISDEATLEDFKTQVMTLPSLQDVCLPTAAFMRVWQLEGQRLARILRGQHLTLRKLKLTSGTDLCVQQLLKEEDLGPKEVLLNVKMGVPGERCYYPPEELVWDASRDSSPRSLRTCLASHYGLSPDSLLLAKHQPEKHTWEEISNWNQQVSKKKKKKKTESLLGAPFHLKDGDTIGIKNLLIDNNRDFVTMEDQQGQQRLREQAEQRRKGGQAAGSDGVGPCKKTGITKSRKPEVALSINVGVFR from the exons ATGTTCGGGAATCTTTtcgaggaagaagaggaggaaggctTTGCTTCGGCGTCCTCCAGGGGGAGAGCTGCGAAGGGGGGAGACGAGCCACCTCCACCCCGGGGAAGAAGCAATCTGTGCGGCATCAAGAATCAGGGGGGCACCTGCTACCTCAACTCTCTGCTCCAGACCCTGCTGTTCACCCCAGAGTTCAGAG AGGAGCTGTTCAGTTTGGGGCCAGATGAATTAGGATGCctggaagacaaagacaaaccaGGGGCCAAA GTCCGAGTGATCCCGCTGGAGCTGCAGAGGCTGTTTGCCAGTCTGCTACTGGTGGACCAGCAGAGTGCCTCCACCGCCAGCCTCACTGACAGTTTCGGCTGGAACAGCAGTGAG GGAACAAATCAGCATGATGTGCAGGAGCTGAACAGGATTCTGTTCAGTGCATTGGAGCACTCTCTTGTGGACACCTCTGGTAGTACTTTTATCCATCGGCTGTACCACGGGACCATTGTCAACAGCATTGCCTGCAAGGAGTGTGGTAACGTCAGCCAGAGAcag GAGGACTTCCTGGACCTgacggtgtgtgtttgtggcatGTCTAGTCTGGAGGATGCTTTGTGGAGCATGTTTGTGGAGGAAGAGTTGTTTGAAGGCAATAACCTGTACCGCTGTGCACAGTGTGACAGGCTGGTTACTGCTGCCAAG TCTGCCAAGCTTAAGAAGCTTCCTCCATTCATGACTGTGTCTTTGCTGAGGTTCAGCTTTGACTTTGCCAAATGTGAGCGGTACAAGGAGACGGGACGCTATAGTTTCCCCATTACAATCAACCTGCAGCCATTTTGCGAACAG ACTGATGGAGAGGAATCTGATTACTCCTACGAGCTGTTCTCTGTGATTATCCATAAGGGTGGCTGCTATGGGGGCCATTACCATGTTTATATCAGGGACATTGACCAGCTGGGCCAATGGGAGCCGCCG GAGGAGGAATACAAACTGAAGTCTCAAAAGAAAGGCAAGGAAGATTTCAAGAAGGATGTGTGTGAGCCAAAACTACAAGAAGATGACCCTTTGTCTGTCCTCACTGCTATTATCGCCCAG GAGCCATCAAAGAGCGTCCTGTTGGACCAGCTGGGCCAGAAACTCATGGATAAGATTGGTTCATCCTGGAGCAAAAAGTTCAGAAAACACTACGGTCCTATAGGAAAG TTCTTGCAGTCCCACAGTGATGTTTTCATGTTGGTGTCCAATGGTACTCGAGTGGCATTGAAGGCAAACCCGCCAAGCCCTGTGACTGAGCCGCCAAGCCCTGTGACTGAGCCCCCAGGCCCAACAGAGCAGATCACAAACTCTGATCCTTCAACACCTTCAGACCCTGGCGCTGCTGACCCACAGCTGGAGCCAAAAAAAGAG cagGGTAGCCACTGGTTTGACCTTAACGACTCCACAGTGACCTCCATCAGGGAGTCTGACATAGAGAAGCAGTTCCAGGGCAAAGAGAGTGCATACATGCTGTTCTatagaaaaacacagctgcacagGTCCAGTGAAG CCCTGAATAATGCCCAATATAAAGTTCCTCTTCACCTCATCCACATGGCTCAGGAGGAAAACATCAAGCTGCAGCACATGCG TGAGAAGTTCGAAGCCACAAATAATACTGTGGAGCTGCGTCTTCACCTGGCAACCCATTACAGGCTAGAAAATGGAGCCCTGCAACCAATCAACAAGGAGCAGGACAGAAGCACCACTCTGAGTTTCGACCGTAGAAAGACCGTGGGAGATCTCCGATTAGCTATTTATCAG ATGCTGGACCAGTGGGAAGGGGACATGGCTCTGACTATGGCCAAGAGTCTTCCGGCAGGTCTACACCTCTACAACACCATTATAG ATGATGGTGTCTCCGTGTACAGTGCAGGGCTTCAGACAAACTCTGACCTGTTTGTGTGGAACGGCAGAGAG GTTTGTGGTGCAACTGTCCTCATTGGAGCCGAGTGGGAGCCAGTGCTGCTGACTGTAGTCCGCCCCCATTTGGGGGAAGATGGGATCCCGGAGGTGGAAGATGGGGTGGGGTGTGAGGAGGGAAGCGGAGGCTTTGAAAATGAAGGGACAGGGCTTAAGAAGGAGGCGAGAGGTTTTGCAGGTGCTGCAACTCTTGGGGAGGTGAAGGAGGCTCTGGGGGAACCTAAGGAAAGTCTGCTGTGCCAAGAGCATaaggggagaaagagagcagagcagggggccggagagggaggaggtgcaAGTGGATGGAGGCTGTTCCCTCCCGATGACATGCACCGGACGCTAAAGGAGCTGTCACTGAAAGACGGAGATGCGCTGTTGGTGCTGGAGCCGCAATCATTCGACAGCAG CATGTTCACTCTAAATGGAGACGTCGTCACTGTGACTACACCATCTGACTGCCGCTGGCTCCAGGTGGAGTTTCAACAaaatggaggagaagaaggtgacaaagaagaggagaggaagaaggtcAAGGTTCCAGCTACAGGAAATATG ctgctgtgtgaggtGAAACACAGGGCTATAGAAGAGCTGCAGCTACAGGAGAGCCTCCCAG GTGCACAGTACTGTCTGAGACAGGTGGACTGCACAGGGAAACTCCTTCCTCCAG tgtgtgaggagaTGAGTGTTCGCGATGCAGGGGTGCGACTCATGACCACACTGACTCTCTGTCCGGGAATTGCCCCCAAGGCATCACAG CTTTTCCTTCACTTCTCTGTGGGcacagcgccctctgctggcatGGAGATGGACATAATTGTGGAGAGTACTTGCACTGTCAAGGAG TGCTTAAAGACAATGCTGGATGCTGTGGGACTTGATg GTACCTGTTGGCACTTGAGGAGGCTTGATTGGTGTGAAGACATTGGAGAGCCAATTGTAGATGAG GATGCCTCTCTGACAGAGCTGAAGATAAACAATGGAGAGACATTAATTGTCACAGAAGGACAGCTTCCTCCAAAG GGTTTTCTAAAGCTATCAGTGTGGTTCTATCTGGATCCCAGAGACAACTCCATGGAAACTGATTTTAATGGTCACACTGAGGAGCAAACGCTGGAGGTTGTGACTGCAGGGAAAACGCACAGTCAGTCATCTCCGATGTATGCTGGAAACATGGCAGAGCTGAAAAGTGTAGGACAGGTAGAGATATCGGACGAGGCCACCTTGGAGGATTTTAAGACTCAG gTGATGACATTGCCTTCCCTCCAGGATGTGTGTCTGCCAACCGCTGCGTTCATGCGTGTGTGGCAACTTGAGGGACAGAGGCTGGCACGAATCCTCAGAGGACAACATCTCACACTCAG GAAATTGAAGCTGACCAGTGGAACAGACCTTTGTGTGCAACAGCTACTAAAAGAGGAAGATCTTGG CCCTAAGGAGGTGTTGCTGAATGTTAAAATGGGAGTACCAGGGGAGAGGTGTTACTACCCTCCAGAGGAGCTGGTTTGGGATGCATCCCGAGACTCTTCTCCTCGCTCTCTACGCACTTGTCTGGCTTCACACTACGGTCTCTCCCCCGACTCTCTACTGTTGGCCAAACACCAGCCAGAGAAACACACCTGGGAGGAAATCTCAAACTGG aaCCAGCAGgtttccaaaaagaaaaagaagaagaagaccgaATCACTACTGGGAGC